One Rosa chinensis cultivar Old Blush chromosome 5, RchiOBHm-V2, whole genome shotgun sequence genomic region harbors:
- the LOC112166264 gene encoding uncharacterized protein LOC112166264 isoform X1, producing MSKWLGRIAGLFRSRSMVGKDKAGNRFFTRKDEVDGVLKEKRWVVFKGEEDPTSVPVEWICWLNGQRKKAPTTEEMIELEAKRERVRQNVALLKKEEEERKAREGTTRKVVNTGRAGGPDLRSFIRQFPGSLEGDEHKEETNEMDEVRLPKEKEAEKEKLSESTEPTGSGQTFKPGTWQPPT from the exons ATGTCGAAGTGGTTGGGGAGGATTGCTGGGCTGTTCAGAAGTCGGAGTATGGTCGGAAAGGACAAGGCCGGGAACCGTTTCTTCACCAGAAAAGATGAAGTTGATGGCGTCT TGAAAGAGAAAAGATGGGTGGTATTCAAGGGGGAGGAGGACCCAACCTCTGTTCCAG TTGAATGGATATGTTGGCTCAACGGGCAGCGGAAAAAGGCTCCAACGACAGAG GAAATGATAGAATTGGAAGCAAAGCGTGAAAGAGTCCGGCAAAATGTTGCTC TtctgaagaaagaagaagaggaaagaaaaGCAAGAGAAGGCACTACACGCAAAGTCGTAAATACTG GTAGAGCTGGAGGCCCAGACTTGAGAAGTTTCATTCGCCAATTTCCTGGGTCCTTAGAAg GTGACGAACACAAGGAAGAAACcaatgagatggatgaagtgaG GCTGCCCAAAGAGAAAgaggcagaaaaagaaaagctttCGGA GTCTACAGAGCCTACAGGATCTGGTCAAACATTCAAGCCAGGGACATGGCAGCCACCAACATGA
- the LOC112166263 gene encoding ATP synthase gamma chain, chloroplastic yields MALSMWVSLKPSFLQNPNPLSPQISRPTRHSQSSRTPAIRCGLRELRERIDSIKSTQKITEAMKLVAAARVRRAQEAVIDGRPFSETLVEVLCDINEQLQGEDVDIPLTNVRPVKKVALVVITSDRGLCGGFNNALTKKAQTRIVELRKFGLEVVLISVGKKGNSYFTRRPEIKVDRLMEGGAFPTVKEAQVIADDVFSLFVGEEVDKVELVYTKFVSLVKSEPVIHTLLPLSPRGEVVDVNGNCVDAMGDELFRLTSKEGKLALKRDSDKKKERKEMSPLMEFEQDPVQILDAMMPLYLNSQILRALQESTASELAARMNAMSNATDNAVELKKTLSRSYNRARQAKVTGELLEIVAGAEALRESE; encoded by the coding sequence ATGGCTTTATCCATGTGGGTCTCTTTAAAACCTTCATTTCTGCAAAACCCAAATCCTCTTTCGCCCCAAATCTCACGCCCAACTCGTCACTCCCAATCTTCACGAACCCCAGCAATCCGCTGTGGTCTGCGTGAGCTCCGAGAGCGAATTGATTCCATTAAGAGCACCCAGAAAATCACAGAGGCCATGAAGCTCGTAGCGGCTGCCAGGGTTCgaagagctcaagaagcagtcATCGATGGCCGACCCTTCTCCGAGACCCTTGTGGAGGTTCTATGCGACATCAATGAGCAGCTTCAAGGTGAAGACGTTGATATCCCTCTCACTAATGTTAGACCTGTCAAGAAAGTAGCCCTTGTGGTCATTACTAGTGATAGAGGTCTGTGTGGTGGTTTCAACAATGCATTGACTAAGAAAGCGCAGACCCGAATTGTGGAGTTGAGGAAATTTGGATTGGAGGTGGTTCTGATCAGCGTTGGGAAGAAGGGTAACTCGTATTTTACGCGTAGGCCGGAGATTAAGGTGGATAGGTTGATGGAAGGAGGGGCGTTTCCGACGGTGAAAGAGGCTCAGGTGATTGCTGATGATGTGTTTTCCCTGTTTGTTGGCGAGGAGGTTGATAAGGTTGAGCTTGTGTACACTAAATTCGTGTCGTTGGTGAAGTCCGAGCCGGTGATTCATACATTGCTTCCATTGTCACCTAGGGGTGAGGTTGTTGATGTGAATGGGAATTGTGTTGATGCAATGGGGGATGAGTTGTTTAGGCTGACTAGTAAGGAAGGGAAGCTGGCATTGAAGAGGGACAGTgataagaagaaagagagaaaagaaatgtcGCCGCTTATGGAATTTGAACAAGACCCTGTTCAGATTCTTGATGCCATGATGCCTCTCTACTTGAACAGTCAGATTCTGAGGGCATTGCAGGAGTCAACAGCAAGTGAGCTTGCGGCGAGAATGAATGCTATGAGTAATGCCACGGATAATGCAGTTGAGTTGAAGAAGACTCTATCGAGATCTTATAATCGAGCACGACAGGCAAAGGTTACTGGGGAGTTATTGGAGATTGTTGCTGGAGCTGAGGCACTAAGAGAGTCTGAGTAA
- the LOC112166264 gene encoding uncharacterized protein LOC112166264 isoform X2 has protein sequence MSKWLGRIAGLFRSRSMVGKDKAGNRFFTRKDEVDGVLKEKRWVVFKGEEDPTSVPVEWICWLNGQRKKAPTTEEMIELEAKRERVRQNVALLKKEEEERKAREGTTRKVVNTGKAGGPDLRSFIRQFPGSLEGDEHKEETNEMDEVRLPKEKEAEKEKLSESTEPTGSGQTFKPGTWQPPT, from the exons ATGTCGAAGTGGTTGGGGAGGATTGCTGGGCTGTTCAGAAGTCGGAGTATGGTCGGAAAGGACAAGGCCGGGAACCGTTTCTTCACCAGAAAAGATGAAGTTGATGGCGTCT TGAAAGAGAAAAGATGGGTGGTATTCAAGGGGGAGGAGGACCCAACCTCTGTTCCAG TTGAATGGATATGTTGGCTCAACGGGCAGCGGAAAAAGGCTCCAACGACAGAG GAAATGATAGAATTGGAAGCAAAGCGTGAAAGAGTCCGGCAAAATGTTGCTC TtctgaagaaagaagaagaggaaagaaaaGCAAGAGAAGGCACTACACGCAAAGTCGTAAATACTGGTAA AGCTGGAGGCCCAGACTTGAGAAGTTTCATTCGCCAATTTCCTGGGTCCTTAGAAg GTGACGAACACAAGGAAGAAACcaatgagatggatgaagtgaG GCTGCCCAAAGAGAAAgaggcagaaaaagaaaagctttCGGA GTCTACAGAGCCTACAGGATCTGGTCAAACATTCAAGCCAGGGACATGGCAGCCACCAACATGA